In Flavobacterium enshiense, the genomic stretch TTTATGAATTCGCAATAAAAGTGTAATTACGAGGTGTTTGGATGTGTTTCTGTGATTAAAAATGTTAAAATTTGTTTTTTTATTTGGTCAGTCCAGAATTAGTTATCAAATTTGCTCCATCAAATAAGAAGAAAAATAAAATGAACTCAATTAAACGAAATATGCATACTTGTAAGTGGAATATATCCGCAGAGGGCGCTATTGTTTAAATTGAAAGTAAAATTTAAAATATAGAATTAAGCCTCTGCAAAATCGCAGAGGCTTTTTTTTTGAATCGATTACAACGTAAAAAAATACGTAAAAAAATAAAAAATGAAAACAACAACCATTAATAATAAATTTATGAAACGCATGAAGTGGGCTTGTAAGCACTACTGCCTGTATTATTGTTGTTACCGACATCGGATGAGTTAATCTCAAGTTATAGTTCAAACTGTAAAAGTCCTTTTGGTAACAAATCCGAAAGGACTTTTTTATTTCAAATTAAATTCAATCAAAAAAATATAAAATCATGACAGCTTTAAAAAATAAAATAAGAAGAATTAAATCGATAGTGTCATCAATAGAAAATGCGCAAAGCGATTTATTAGTAAGTCAATTACCGGCAATAAGTGAAGAATTGGTTGCCGATTCAGAATTGTTAATCGTTCAAATCAACGGGGAGGAAAATGAATTCCTGTTCATCTAATTAAGTTCAATCAATAAAAAATAATATCATGACAGTTTTAGAAAATAAAATAAGAAGAATTAAATCGATAGTATCGTCAATAGAAAACGCACAAAGCGATTTGTTAGGAAGTCTATTTACTACAGTTGCAGCAGTAAGTGAAGGATTAATTGCTGATTCAGAATTGTTAATCCTTCAAATCAACGCAGAGGAAAACGAATTCTTGTTTGTCTAATGCTTAAATGATAAATCAGAAGGTATGAGTAATAGAATTGTAACCATAAATGGTGTTTCGGGATCCGACAATCAGTTCCTGGTAAAAAACAACAATTTCAATATTGTTATCAGTAACTCGGTTTCAGGAGAGTCCGGTGAAGGACCGAGTCCAACCGATTACCTTCTGGCGGGTTTTGCCGGAAGTATCAATGCCGTAGGTCTGATTGTGGCGAAAGAATTGGGCATTGAATTGCAATCTCTGGAAGTGGAAATTGTCGGCGAACTTGAAACCAAAAAAATCGAAGGGCTGCAAACCCGTTCCAGGGCTGGTTTCAGGAAAATTGAAGTGCTTGTGAAGCCTGTTTCCGAGGCACCGCTTACGCTATTAAAGGAATGGATAGATACCGTAAAAGAAAGATGTCCACTGCGTGATAATCTCATGAATTCCACGCCGGTCATGCTGACTTTATTGAAAGAATACAATCAGCACAATGCTGCTTAGTTAAAAATTGTTTGTTTGTTTTTAAACTGCCTCCCGATATGTTTTTGAGGGAGGCAGTTTTGTTTTTACTCGCCAAGGTTGTTTTTTATAAACAGAAAAAACATCTACAAAAGCACTTCAAAATGAAAGTTTTTAGAAAAAATAACTGTTTTATTTTTTTAATTAGAAAAAATATCTAAATTTGCACCATAATTAAAAATGAAAATGAAAAGAATTGAGCAAATGATGATGCGTATGATGTTGGGGGAATATCCGCAGAGGATGCTGTATGCTTAATTTAATCAGTATAGAATTCACAGCTAAAACCTCTGCACTCCGCAGGGGTTTTTTTGTGGAATACAAAAAACAGATTTTTTAAATCAAAACGAAAAAGGGTAAATAATAACTGGCTGAAAAAGATCTTTCTGTGTTGCAAAAGCTGGTTGTCTTAAAAAGTGAATAATAAATGAACGGACTACAAAGAACAGATGTTTTCGATTTCACTCTTGAAAATGGGGTAAATAAAGGATGGGTACCATTGTATTATCAGGTATTCGGCCAGCCAATCGGTACCGCTCCGGTGGTTCTGGTGAATCATGCGTTGACCGGAAATTCACAGGTAACCGGAGAAAAAGGATGGTGGAATGAGCTAATCGGTGAAAATAAAACTATCGATACAGATACGTATACCGTAATCTCCTTTAATATTCCCGGAAATGGTTTCGACGGAAATCCGGAAAATCTAATCGGGAATTATAAGGATTTAACAACAAGGTATATAGCCAAACTCATCTGGAAAGGTCTTCATTCGTTAAATATAAGACAGCTTTTTGCAGTGATTGGAGGAAGTATTGGTGGTGGCATTGCCTGGGAAATGGCTTTTCTGAGACCAAACAGTATTAAGCATTTGATCCCGATTGCTTCCGACTGGAAATCTTCGGATTGGTTGATTGCGAATGTCTTGGTGCAGGATCAGATTCTGAACAACTCAAAAAATCCAATCCACGATGCCCGAATGCACGCTATGTTATTGTACCGAACACCGGAATCACTGAAAGCGAAATTCAACCGTACTAAAAACGATGATCAGGATTTGTATCAGATCGAAAGTTGGCTTCAGTATCACGGAAAAAAACTGGAAAGCCGTTTTGAATTGGCAGCCTACAAATTGATGAATCATTTGTTGAAAACCATTGGAGAGGACATGGATAATGAACAACTGCTGGCTTTCGCAGAAGAAACTTCTGCTAAGATTCATTTGGTGGGAGTGAATTCAGATTATTTCTTCACAGCCGAAGAAAATAGGGAAACTTATAAAATGCTGAAAACTGTAAAAAAAGACGTGGTATACTCGGAAATACAATCCATTCACGGGCACGACGCTTTTTTAATCGAGTTTGAGCAATTAAGCACTATTCTTAAAAACATATTTACAACTACTAAACTACAAACTATACTAGCATGAAAATTTTAAAATTCGGAGGAAAGTCTTTAGCCTATGGCGAGGGTTTCGATAAAGCAATAAGCATCATTTTAGATAAAGTCAATAAGCAGGAGAAAATCGCGGTGGTTGTTTCCGCTATCGGTAATGCCACTGACGAATTAGAGGAAATTCTTGAAAAAGCAAAGAAGAATGAAGTCTACCGCGAGCAATTGGAAAATTTTAAAAACTATCAGAGTGGGAATTCTTCAGTTGATTTGACATCGGAATTCACATTATTGGAAAAATTGTTTGAAGGTGTTGCACTTTTAGGGGATTACAGCAAAAAAATAAAAGACAATGTGTTGGCCCAAGGCGAAGTGATTTCTGGGAAGGTGGTAACGCAGGCATTGAAAGAGAAAGGAGTGAACGCTAATTTTTCAGATACTCGAGAATTGATTAAAACCGATGCTAAATTCGGAGACGCTCAGCCAGTAGACACTATTTCCCGCAAAAATGTGCAGGCGCATTTCAAAAATAACAATGGTACCACGGTAAACATCGTAACAGGTTTTATTGGTTCAAGTACTGATAACGAAACTACCACTTTAGGAAGAAACGGAAGTAATTTTACGGCCTCGTTATTGGCTAATTATCTTGAAGCAGAAGAACTGCAAAGCTTTACTCACGTAGACGGAATCTTTACTGCCAATCCGGATTTAGTGCCGGACGCAAAAAAAATAGATCAGTTGTCTTTTGAGGAAGCCAATGAGATTGCTACTTTCGGAGCTACAATTCTGCATGCAAAAACCATAATCCCGTTGATAGAAAAGAAAATTCCATTGCGAATTTTAAACACATTTAATCATACGCATAACGGGACATTAATCAATGCCGAAAATTCAAGAAAGGGAATCAAATCGCTTTCGGTTTTGGAGAATGTTGTATTGGTGAATCTGGAAGGACGTGGTTTGTTGGGGAAACCCGGAATTGATGCCAGAATCTTCAGGGCTTTGGCACAAAACAACATTAGTGTGAGCATCATTTCACAAGGTTCTTCAGAGCGTGGTATTGGTTTGGTGGTGGATGCGAAAGACGCCCAAAAAGCCAAAGATGCTATTGAGGCCGAATTCGAATTGGATTTCTATACACAAGATGTGAGCTGCGTTTATCTGACAGAAAATGTATCGGTTATTTCAATCATCGGACAGGAGTTGGCTACTTTCAACAAACCTTACGACGCTTTAATCCGTAACCAGATCGTTCCGATTTTATTCAACAATACTGTTACCGGGAAAAATGTGAGTTTGGTGGTAGAGCGAAAACAACTTAAAAAAGCGTTGAATGTTATTCACAGTGAAATCTTCGGCATAACCAAAAAAGTAAATCTGGTGATTTTCGGACACGGGACTGTAGGGAAAACGCTGATCAATCAGTTGTTGGAAAGCCGTGAAAACATTATTCAGCGCAAGGGGCTCGAATTGAATATCGTCGCAATCGCAAATTCCCGTCAGTTTATTTTCGATTCGAAAGGTATTGCCAATAATTGGGAGTCGGAATTGCAAAATACAACTCAAAAATCATCTGTTGAAGCTATCCTAAATGCAGTAAAAGAACATCATTTAGGAAATTTAATCGCAATTGATACTACGGCAAGTAAAGATTTCGTCGCCAATTATGTCGAACTGATCAAAAACGGTTTCGATTTGGTTTCGGCCAATAAAATTGCCAATACTAAAGAATACAGTTTCTATAAAAACCTGCGTGAAAATCTTCATTTCTATCAGAAGAATTATTTGTATGAAACCAACGTGGGTGCCGGATTGCCGCTAATCGACACGATTCGTCTGCTGCATCATTCCGGTGAAAACATTACCCGTATCAGAGGCGTTTTCTCAGGAACACTGAGCTATCTGTTCAATACGTTTTCCGCATCGGATAAAAAATTCAGCGATGTGTTGAAGGAAGCTATTGAAAAAGGATTCACAGAACCGGATCCACGCGAAGATCTGAACGGAAATGATGTGGGCCGAAAATTGTTAATCCTTGCCAGGGAGCTGGACTTAATCAATGAATTCTCCGAAGTGAAAATCCAAAACCTGATTCCGGAAAACTTGCGCGAAGGCAGTGTGGATAGTTTCCTTTCGCAACTGGAAGAGTTGAATCCGATTTACCAAAACACAAAAACAGACCAATTCGAAAATCATGTGTTGCGTTATGTAGGAGATTTGTCAGGTGATTTATCGGTGGAAAACGGTGCTAATCTGGAAGTGAGTCTAGTGACGGTTCCGCAGGAAAGTTCATTGGGACAACTCAAGGGTTCGGATTCCATTTTTGAAATCTACACCGAATCCTATGGCGAACACCCAATCGTAATCCAAGGAGCAGGAGCAGGAGCTGCCGTAACCGCCAGAGGTGTTTTTGGCGATATCTTACGTCTGGCTGAAAAAATTAAATAATTAAAATAAACAACAACAATATATATAATGAGTAATTCAGAATTCGGTTTCGAAACCCAAGCCATACGCACCCAAACAGAACGTTCGCAATATTTGGAGCATTCCGTTCCTTTATACTTAACCTCAAGTTTCGTCTTTGAAGATGCTGAAGACATGCGTGCTTCCTTCACCGAAGAAAAAGAACGAAATATCTACAGCCGATTTACAAACCCAAACACGAGCGAGTTTGTGGAAAAAATCTGCCAGATGGAAGGTGCCGAAGCGGGTTATGCTTTTGCAACCGGGATGGCGGCTATTTATTCCACTTTCGCGGCTTTGCTGGAATCGGGTGATCACATCGTTTC encodes the following:
- a CDS encoding alpha/beta fold hydrolase → MNGLQRTDVFDFTLENGVNKGWVPLYYQVFGQPIGTAPVVLVNHALTGNSQVTGEKGWWNELIGENKTIDTDTYTVISFNIPGNGFDGNPENLIGNYKDLTTRYIAKLIWKGLHSLNIRQLFAVIGGSIGGGIAWEMAFLRPNSIKHLIPIASDWKSSDWLIANVLVQDQILNNSKNPIHDARMHAMLLYRTPESLKAKFNRTKNDDQDLYQIESWLQYHGKKLESRFELAAYKLMNHLLKTIGEDMDNEQLLAFAEETSAKIHLVGVNSDYFFTAEENRETYKMLKTVKKDVVYSEIQSIHGHDAFLIEFEQLSTILKNIFTTTKLQTILA
- a CDS encoding OsmC family protein → MSNRIVTINGVSGSDNQFLVKNNNFNIVISNSVSGESGEGPSPTDYLLAGFAGSINAVGLIVAKELGIELQSLEVEIVGELETKKIEGLQTRSRAGFRKIEVLVKPVSEAPLTLLKEWIDTVKERCPLRDNLMNSTPVMLTLLKEYNQHNAA
- the thrA gene encoding bifunctional aspartate kinase/homoserine dehydrogenase I, with amino-acid sequence MKILKFGGKSLAYGEGFDKAISIILDKVNKQEKIAVVVSAIGNATDELEEILEKAKKNEVYREQLENFKNYQSGNSSVDLTSEFTLLEKLFEGVALLGDYSKKIKDNVLAQGEVISGKVVTQALKEKGVNANFSDTRELIKTDAKFGDAQPVDTISRKNVQAHFKNNNGTTVNIVTGFIGSSTDNETTTLGRNGSNFTASLLANYLEAEELQSFTHVDGIFTANPDLVPDAKKIDQLSFEEANEIATFGATILHAKTIIPLIEKKIPLRILNTFNHTHNGTLINAENSRKGIKSLSVLENVVLVNLEGRGLLGKPGIDARIFRALAQNNISVSIISQGSSERGIGLVVDAKDAQKAKDAIEAEFELDFYTQDVSCVYLTENVSVISIIGQELATFNKPYDALIRNQIVPILFNNTVTGKNVSLVVERKQLKKALNVIHSEIFGITKKVNLVIFGHGTVGKTLINQLLESRENIIQRKGLELNIVAIANSRQFIFDSKGIANNWESELQNTTQKSSVEAILNAVKEHHLGNLIAIDTTASKDFVANYVELIKNGFDLVSANKIANTKEYSFYKNLRENLHFYQKNYLYETNVGAGLPLIDTIRLLHHSGENITRIRGVFSGTLSYLFNTFSASDKKFSDVLKEAIEKGFTEPDPREDLNGNDVGRKLLILARELDLINEFSEVKIQNLIPENLREGSVDSFLSQLEELNPIYQNTKTDQFENHVLRYVGDLSGDLSVENGANLEVSLVTVPQESSLGQLKGSDSIFEIYTESYGEHPIVIQGAGAGAAVTARGVFGDILRLAEKIK